A region of Acidithiobacillus ferridurans DNA encodes the following proteins:
- the atpB gene encoding F0F1 ATP synthase subunit A, with translation MASGDIAHHLVNWTIGSGFWTFDLDTIVMGWVLAAILVITAMVVGSRLQASAPSGMQNWLEGVVDFIDDLVQGSFPVKDPLIAPVAMTVFLWILLMNSMDLIPAYLPGMVAHGFGLTEFRITPTVNLNTTLGVAVAVFLLMIATNLRVKGFSYFKTYLTHPFGIFLAPINIIMSLIEEITKPLSLGLRLFGNMFAGELVFLLLAMLPWWGGLVMGEVWSLFESLIIILQAFIFTVLTVVYLGMANMQDH, from the coding sequence GCATCAGGCGATATCGCCCATCACCTCGTAAACTGGACGATTGGTTCCGGTTTCTGGACGTTTGATCTCGACACCATCGTCATGGGTTGGGTCCTGGCCGCCATCCTGGTGATTACCGCCATGGTGGTGGGCTCCCGTTTGCAGGCCAGCGCCCCCAGCGGGATGCAGAACTGGCTGGAGGGGGTGGTGGATTTCATCGACGATCTGGTACAAGGCAGCTTCCCGGTCAAGGATCCACTGATTGCCCCGGTCGCCATGACGGTGTTTCTCTGGATTCTGTTGATGAACAGCATGGACCTCATCCCCGCGTACCTGCCGGGGATGGTTGCACACGGGTTCGGGCTCACGGAGTTCCGCATTACCCCCACGGTCAACCTGAATACGACTCTGGGTGTCGCCGTCGCCGTGTTTCTGTTGATGATCGCCACCAATCTGCGCGTCAAGGGATTCTCCTATTTCAAGACCTACCTGACCCATCCTTTCGGTATCTTCCTGGCGCCGATAAATATCATCATGTCGCTGATCGAAGAGATCACCAAACCGTTGAGCCTGGGTCTGCGACTTTTTGGCAACATGTTTGCCGGCGAACTGGTCTTCCTGCTGCTGGCCATGCTGCCCTGGTGGGGCGGGCTGGTCATGGGCGAAGTCTGGTCACTGTTTGAGAGTTTGATCATCATCCTGCAGGCATTTATTTTCACCGTGCTGACGGTGGTTTATCTCGGCATGGCGAACATGCAGGATCACTAA
- the atpE gene encoding F0F1 ATP synthase subunit C: MDAHTIIVAATAIAVGIIFGAAGLGSAIGWGLITSKTIEGITRQPEMRPQLLVNTFIFAGLMESFPFIILAFGFWFLFANPFLG; this comes from the coding sequence ATGGACGCACATACCATCATTGTTGCTGCTACTGCCATTGCCGTAGGTATCATTTTCGGCGCCGCCGGTCTGGGTTCCGCCATCGGTTGGGGTCTGATCACCTCCAAGACTATTGAAGGTATCACCCGTCAGCCGGAAATGCGCCCACAGTTGTTGGTGAATACTTTCATCTTTGCCGGTCTGATGGAATCTTTCCCCTTCATTATTCTGGCCTTCGGTTTCTGGTTCCTCTTCGCCAACCCGTTCCTGGGCTGA
- the atpF gene encoding F0F1 ATP synthase subunit B has product MNPVGINGTLIVQFVTFVILVALLYKYMYGPLRKVMDDRRAKIADGLAAAERGKEEMALAQKRATELLREAKEKAAEIIANAERRGVELREEAQGKAREEADRIIASARAEIDVETNRAREVLRGQVVELVVNGTQRILHREIDDQAHRDIIDRMVGQL; this is encoded by the coding sequence ATGAATCCAGTAGGTATCAATGGAACGCTGATCGTACAGTTCGTCACCTTCGTCATCTTGGTGGCCTTGCTGTACAAGTATATGTATGGTCCTTTGCGTAAGGTCATGGATGACCGTCGCGCCAAAATCGCCGACGGCCTGGCGGCAGCGGAACGCGGTAAGGAAGAGATGGCTCTGGCGCAGAAGCGTGCGACGGAACTGCTCCGTGAAGCCAAGGAAAAGGCGGCAGAAATCATCGCCAATGCCGAGCGTCGTGGTGTGGAGTTGCGTGAAGAGGCACAGGGTAAGGCGCGCGAGGAAGCCGATCGGATCATCGCCAGCGCGCGCGCCGAAATCGACGTCGAAACCAATCGGGCGCGCGAAGTGCTGCGTGGGCAGGTGGTGGAGCTCGTGGTGAATGGCACCCAGCGCATTCTGCATCGCGAAATCGACGATCAGGCCCACCGCGACATCATCGACCGTATGGTCGGCCAATTGTGA